The proteins below come from a single Benincasa hispida cultivar B227 chromosome 4, ASM972705v1, whole genome shotgun sequence genomic window:
- the LOC120076701 gene encoding uncharacterized protein LOC120076701 isoform X1, whose product MENEDSATEFQDWEVLHEYDHTFPQLCSSNFPDSNSRFFQEIEGDSGSGSTIWLDYFSLRNHEPSAKTKTALKPTESNGCLVESENLSSIDSASENRNCRSELGFELGDDPLEEYELNQSHANGLPDITKSITGFEEISTDAENLDEQEADDGKLKGSLLVARDESLSGKDMYNPTESEESSEEIESQDEILDDSYSNWSGNESVATKSGDDGKGSDAGSDRVDGVNDILNDNLGGGNGDLSEKIDVAMAIEEVKVEAKSGELEAQRRRVVWWKVPFQVLRYCFLRASPAWSISVAAAFMGMVILGRRLYKMKRKAKSLHLKIAVVDKKVAQFADQAARLNEAFSMVRRVPVVRASLTGAGGNSWPAMSTR is encoded by the exons ATGGAGAATGAGGATTCAGCAACCGAATTCCAGGATTGGGAGGTTCTCCATGAGTATGACCACACTTTCCCCCAACTTTGCTCCTCCAATTTTCCCGATTCGAACTCGAGGTTTTTTCAGGAAATTGAAGGCGATTCAGGCTCAGGAAGCACAATCTGGTTGGATTACTTCTCTCTTCGTAATCACGAACCCAGTGCAAAGACTAAGACTGCCCTGAAGCCTACTGAAAGCAATGGCTGTTTGGTCGAATCAGAAAACCTCAGCTCCATTGATTCTGCTTCGGAGAATCGGAATTGTCGGAGTGAATTAGGGTTCGAGTTGGGAGACGACCCTTTGGAGGAATATGAATTGAACCAATCTCATGCGAACGGTCTCCCAGATATTACGAAAAGCATAACAGGTTTTGAAGAAATTTCAACCGACGCCGAGAATTTGGATGAACAAGAGGCCGATGATGGTAAACTGAAAGGCTCTCTTCTTGTTGCCAGAGATGAATCGCTCTCTGGGAAGGACATGTATAACCCAACGGAATCCGAAGAATCTAGTGAAGAAATTGAGAGCCAAGATGAGATTTTGGACGACTCTTATTCTAATTGGAGTGGAAATGAGTCAGTTGCCACGAAGTCTGGAGACGATGGAAAAGGGAGCGATGCAggcagcgatcgtgtagatggtGTAAATGATATTTTGAACGATAATTTGGGTGGGGGAAATGGAGATTTGAGTGAGAAAATAGATGTAGCAATGGCAATTGAAGAAGTGAAAGTAGAGGCGAAATCTGGTGAGTTAGAGGCACAGAGGAGGAGGGTTGTGTGGTGGAAGGTTCCTTTTCAGGTTTTGAGGTACTGCTTTTTAAGGGCTAGCCCTGCATGGTCCATTTCTGTGGCTGCTGCTTTCATGGGAATGGTGATATTGGGACGTAGATTGTATAAGATGAAGAGGAAAGCCAAAAGCCTTCACTTGAAGATTGCTGTGGTTGATAAG AAGGTTGCACAGTTTGCAGATCAGGCTGCACGTTTGAATGAGGCCTTCTCGATGGTGAGACGGGTGCCTGTGGTGAGAGCTTCATTGACAGGTGCAGGTGGAAATTCTTGGCCTGCCATGAGTACGAGATGA
- the LOC120076701 gene encoding uncharacterized protein LOC120076701 isoform X2, whose protein sequence is MENEDSATEFQDWEVLHEYDHTFPQLCSSNFPDSNSRFFQEIEGDSGSGSTIWLDYFSLRNHEPSAKTKTALKPTESNGCLVESENLSSIDSASENRNCRSELGFELGDDPLEEYELNQSHANGLPDITKSITGFEEISTDAENLDEQEADDGKLKGSLLVARDESLSGKDMYNPTESEESSEEIESQDEILDDSYSNWSGNESVATKSGDDGKGSDAGSDRVDGVNDILNDNLGGGNGDLSEKIDVAMAIEEVKVEAKSGELEAQRRRVVWWKVPFQVLRYCFLRASPAWSISVAAAFMGMVILGRRLYKMKRKAKSLHLKIAVVDKVAQFADQAARLNEAFSMVRRVPVVRASLTGAGGNSWPAMSTR, encoded by the exons ATGGAGAATGAGGATTCAGCAACCGAATTCCAGGATTGGGAGGTTCTCCATGAGTATGACCACACTTTCCCCCAACTTTGCTCCTCCAATTTTCCCGATTCGAACTCGAGGTTTTTTCAGGAAATTGAAGGCGATTCAGGCTCAGGAAGCACAATCTGGTTGGATTACTTCTCTCTTCGTAATCACGAACCCAGTGCAAAGACTAAGACTGCCCTGAAGCCTACTGAAAGCAATGGCTGTTTGGTCGAATCAGAAAACCTCAGCTCCATTGATTCTGCTTCGGAGAATCGGAATTGTCGGAGTGAATTAGGGTTCGAGTTGGGAGACGACCCTTTGGAGGAATATGAATTGAACCAATCTCATGCGAACGGTCTCCCAGATATTACGAAAAGCATAACAGGTTTTGAAGAAATTTCAACCGACGCCGAGAATTTGGATGAACAAGAGGCCGATGATGGTAAACTGAAAGGCTCTCTTCTTGTTGCCAGAGATGAATCGCTCTCTGGGAAGGACATGTATAACCCAACGGAATCCGAAGAATCTAGTGAAGAAATTGAGAGCCAAGATGAGATTTTGGACGACTCTTATTCTAATTGGAGTGGAAATGAGTCAGTTGCCACGAAGTCTGGAGACGATGGAAAAGGGAGCGATGCAggcagcgatcgtgtagatggtGTAAATGATATTTTGAACGATAATTTGGGTGGGGGAAATGGAGATTTGAGTGAGAAAATAGATGTAGCAATGGCAATTGAAGAAGTGAAAGTAGAGGCGAAATCTGGTGAGTTAGAGGCACAGAGGAGGAGGGTTGTGTGGTGGAAGGTTCCTTTTCAGGTTTTGAGGTACTGCTTTTTAAGGGCTAGCCCTGCATGGTCCATTTCTGTGGCTGCTGCTTTCATGGGAATGGTGATATTGGGACGTAGATTGTATAAGATGAAGAGGAAAGCCAAAAGCCTTCACTTGAAGATTGCTGTGGTTGATAAG GTTGCACAGTTTGCAGATCAGGCTGCACGTTTGAATGAGGCCTTCTCGATGGTGAGACGGGTGCCTGTGGTGAGAGCTTCATTGACAGGTGCAGGTGGAAATTCTTGGCCTGCCATGAGTACGAGATGA